In Glycine max cultivar Williams 82 chromosome 10, Glycine_max_v4.0, whole genome shotgun sequence, the DNA window aaaaacaattatatactTGACTACATTtcctttacttttaaatttttaatatttttaattgattatactTTGATCACTCATAAAATGCATATCTATAACTACAGATCAGCAAGCATcaattttcaacaaaattatTCAAGCTGTCAAGAAAGAAGAAGGTTGCATGTTTTTCCTATACAGATATGGAGGTACAGGAAAAACATTCATCTGGAAAACACTAGCAAGTTCATTAAGAGCAAACAAGAAAATTGTTATTATGGTTGCTTCTAGCGGCATAGCTTCTTTATTATTGCCTGGAGGCAGAACTGCACACTCCAAATTCAAGATCCCTGTTCCTATTTTTGAAGACTCAACATGTAATATACACCAAGGAAGTCAACTAGCTGAATTATTAAATGAAGCCAGTCTAATCATCTGGGATGAAGCACCCATGACTCACAAATTATGTTTTGAAGCACTTGATAAAAGTTTGAGAGATATCATAAAAGGCAAATCAAGTTCAGATCATATCATTGGAGGTAAGGTCATTGTGTTAGGTGGTGATTTTCGACAAATCCTACCAGTCATTCCTAGAGGCAGCCGCTCTGACATTGTTCATGCAACAATAAATTCTTCTTATCTATGGGATAACTACCAAGTATTAATTCTTTCAAAAACAATATGCATTTACAAAGCAACATGCAACCAACAGATAAGGAAGAAACTGCCAAATTTGCATAGTGGATTTTAGACATTGGAGATGGAATTATTGGACATCCAAATGATGGTTATGCCACAGTCGAAATCCCACAAGACCTACTGATCACAGAATATGATGACCCAATCCATGCTAGAGTGAATTCTACATTTCCAGATTTATGCCAATACCACAACAACACAGAATTCTTCCAATCTAGAGCTATCTAGCTTCAACAAATGAAATAGTACAACTAGTCAACGATTACATACTATCATTGATTTCAGGTAATGACAATATTGCTTTCAAAATCAGGTTAATCATAACCCAACCCACTCCACTTCACTTATTTAGATATCAATTATATGTCACTATTTGTACGCTTGATTAACATTTGATTTACAATTGTGCAAAACTAGCATCAATGTTTTATCTAtctattcatttaatttatatttatctttttctttgattaatTACTAACATGACCATAGGTGAACATATGGAATATCTAAGTTCCGACTCAGTAGACAAATTAGAAACCATAGAAAGTTGTCATTTAAGCTCATTAACTACTGAATTTCTTAATTCATTGACAACATCTGGCATGCCCAATCATTCTATCAAACTTAAGATTGGGTCACCcattatgttgttaagaaacttAGATCAAACTCAAGGGCTTTGTAATGGCACTAGATTAATTGTTACAAGACTAGCCAACCATGTGATTGCAGCTGAAATTATTTATGGAAAAAATATAGGACACAAAGTATATATTCCCAGAATGTCTATGTCCCCATCTCAATTGCCATGGCCCTTTAAGCTTTTAAGGAGACAGTTTCCAATAATGCTCTTTTATGCAATGACAATTAATAAGTCTCAAGGACAATCACTATCTACTACTGGACTTTACTTACCTAAACTGGTGTTTAGCCATGACCAATTATATGTTGCATTATCAAGAGTGAAATCAAAGAATggattaaaagttttaatacatgataaagacaaaaaaaagctTGACCTCTACCACCAATGTGGTTTTCAAAGATGTTTTCAAAAATCTTACAAGGTGAATATAATAACTATACACTAACAATTATCATTCCCTATTATGTTGTATTTATCACTAATTCATTTGCACTCTTATATGCAACTACATTTGACCTGATGTTAGCCTATAATTCTCACCGAATGTTCTAAAACTACCCCTTTTATTGTACAAGAATATGTGGAGTTCAACATGTCCAAAAGTTCCTTAGTTTTTCCTTAGTCAATCAGCCTCACTAGGACTGAGACACGGCCCAAACTCCTACAAGAAGCAACAGTGGGGAATTTTCCACAGCTTACCTAGCCTTTAGTCATCAGCTCCCCTGTCATTAGGTTAGCATTTTCTCTATATGTTATGGTATTGCATAGAACACTAATTACCAAACTAATTTAGTATTTAGTAATTTTTCCTTATTGTGCAAAAATAATCATCATTATTAGatgttgattattttaaaacttagtcATTACTTATActtaaataatctaaaattataCTAGCTTATCAATTTTACTGGAAATTCCAATATTCACAAATTATTATCCTAATTCTATACATTTTCAACTTGGAATATTTAATACGCAAACACCACCTTATCAATTTTACTGGAAAttccaatattaaaaaattattatcctaATTCTATACGTTTTCAACATGGAATATTTAATACGCAAACCCAACTTCTATAATAAATAGATAGTagattgatttaaaatagacaaatctactatttaatttttaggaaGGAATTTGACTTATTGTTTTTCTATAACATTAGACAAAATTTTGATATGTATTTATTAGCATTGTAtatcaaaatatcatattaaatgGTTCAGGAAAAACAAGATATCAATTTTACTAATGGATTATTAAATCCTTATGATAAAATCTAAGTTCAAAACCTAtgttttctattaattattCGTATGCATTATATAAAATACATGCATATGCAGCACATAATTTAGCATCGTTAGCATAACTAACAATAATGATTAGACAAGTATATATTGAACACTTACTCTTTGATATAAATGTTTTCTTGCCCCCTTTAACAACATGTACAAGAAGCAATGAGTGGAGGCCTAAagacaaaaattacaaataagataattaatCTAGAAATTAAATAGAAAAGTCTAGACTCTTATTTCGAACTAGAGTTGTCAATCTTCTCTTGAATGGCGAGGCCCAACacacataattaaaaaagaaaaacacaatagTTGAATATCTTTATTAGGCATGGTTAGAACCAACGAACAACAATATTGAAACTCGAATGGCCAACACCACTACTTATTTGACTTTTCAGTTCGAAACGCATCAAAGCACTTGCACTACGAGTCTCTTCATTTCCTTATGTCTGGTCATTATAGTTGTCTTTTCAACTTCACAATCTTTTCACCGCACCTTAAGCTTCACATTTTCCCGTACTTTAAATCATGATTTAAGTTTCATAATGGTGAAGACTCATCGAACCACTCCAACAGCCGTCCCTTACACGCATTGGAAACCCAACTCACCATCATTTCAATACCTGCTTCCTCAATCATTCTCACCAGCCAAAATCCGTTTTTCACACTTGACTTCATCTGTAGCAATCAATCCACTATCCATTATCGCCATGAGTTCGCAATCCTCCACTTCTTCCAGCGTTGTAAGTCCCTTCATAAACTCCTTTAACTTTTATTCCTATCAAAAGCGATGCCATTTTGTGAGGTCGAAGAAGGAGTAGGAGAAGAAGAACATGCCAGTAACCGCAACAGTTCTGTCAAGTGGGGGCGGGAATTGTTAATGCAGCttaagttttttggtttttatgaTGTTGGGTTTTTGTGCAAGCAAGAAACATTTGAACTTTGATTTGGTACCTTTGGTTATGGTTATTGGTATTGCTTTGTCTATGCTACGTTCTAGGTGTTTGGAAACCTGAAATTATGAATGAGATGTGGAAGTTATAACTATTTGATTCTTGGTAAACATGGAAATCCACATTTGGGATGTCGAACCAAACATCCCATTCTTTTGTTTCAACtttgtttgtgaatatatttttctgattctttttGGTTACTCTCTCTACTCTGAGTTAAAAACATCCTAATTTGCATTTCCACATATACCACAAATAATGCAATACTATGAATTATTGTTATGACTTCTTCGTTTTCTAAATTCCTTACATGTTATAACAAACCATCATTCATCCTAGACCATCATATTCATATActacatgtttcttttttaaaaaaaaaaacagctatATTGATTCCCGACAAATTTATACATTCATATTTATTCAGTAAGCTCTTCCATCATACAATATTCAAATATAGGTACAACCTAGATTAATGGGAACAAACATAACATAACAATTTGTCACTCCATTCCACAACGACAGGGTAAGTTTATTAATCTATACAAGTATATTATACTGTCTACATGAAAAAGAAAGTGATTTTCATTCTCATTCCCAACTCATTCACCTTACatcattaatcatttttaatcttGTTCTTGCAGAACGTCATTGAAATACCCTCATTTTACCACCAACAATGGGCACCTCAATATCCATCAGTTGTCCTTTTCGCATACAATAGATGTAGTTATCCAATAAAGGTCAGGAAATACCACAATAAATACTTCTTCGCTGAAGGATTAAAGTAGTTTAGAAAAGAATTAAACATTTACATAGGTATCACCATTACTTACATTGCTTCTGGAAAAAATTGGATCTTCAACGTACACTTCATGCCACCCCTCCATTATCAAACATGTGGAAGACCTCCAGCAACAAAATAACATATGTATGGACTGTAGATGTTAGTCAAGCTATGATCTTTGCCTCTTATCCATTGGTAAAACTCCATTCTATAATCAAACAATGTCATTTTTATTATCCTTAAATCGTATTACTCATTTACATCTCTAATCTAGGTACTCTCACCCACTGCTCTACCTTATCTTGATGCCTCAGCTCAACATATGACAATCCTCACAAATCATGGCCATCCTCTTCCATGGACATTGACTGTCAACCATCCTGACATTGGTCAACAATGCATTACTAACCCATGGTATCAATTTTTGAGGAATAATGACTTCAGCCTTGGAGATGAGATCTCCTTTTACTTTAGGACTTTTCAAAGAGTATGGGAATTGATTATCAGAAAACAACAATGAGATGATACCGATTCTGCTTAAAATTCATTGGCAAACTGTTGGGTTTGAATTCAGCACCCTAGCTTTAGCAACCACCATCTGTATTTAATCTTTTGCTTAGATAACCACCATCTTTAATTTACAACAAACATTtgccatgtttttttttttcaatcttaaATCTTATGATCCAATTTTATCGTAATTATTCTGCTGTTTCTTTGTGAATAGACAGGAGATGATGATTGCTACGTTCATACCTATAATTGCTATTTTTAccaatcattaaattaaatcttagGTGTAGGCTATAGTAATTAAATGAGTTAAAACTATTATTCCCAATTTAGGTGTAGGCTATAGTAACACATAATACATGTTGGtttatgttaataaatttattcccAGACATgctataaaatataagtatagACTATAGTGACACAATATGGTTGAATCCCATCCAAAATCTACACTAATATTATGTGTAGGTACAAATGTGTTTATTTCTACAGTTTTTATACCTACAGTGACACTTTGTCGCATTCCTTGTAGCAtctaatgcatttttttaagaaaaattaaagtaattaaaatcaaagtaatTCTAattttgacatttcaaattttctgaaattttgaAACTCCTCATCCAAACACAGATAATTATTCCATATTCAAtctaataaaaaagtattatatattaaaattcacACAAAGAACAAATTTAAGAACAAATTTTGGTGTAATGGTTGAATTACATAAAGGTACATAGGTGTTGAAtccaaaatgcatttttttgtggtaattaCATTGAACCAATCTTTAACTACATAACTTGTACGTGGATTCGGATGACTGAGAGTCGACTCAGACCAGCATGTTCATTTTGGTTTTACAAATGCTTTGAACTTCTAAAACCTTTCaatttcctttcatcttcattgactgcaaattgtttttctttccccTCGAAGAAGGGGGAATAGTAAGCTCTTTATCAACTTTAAACTAAGCGaacaaagaaaatcaaaagggaAAATAATGTTACTTAAGCGCCATCAATTCCTTGGTTAACCATTAAACTGGAGACACCAAATAGACAAAGCAAAGTGGATAGTTTTATGAACATCTAGTACAATGAGGATCATATTAAATCAAAAACATTACTACATCCCCAACGTACATTTCCGATCATCAGAGGTAAAATGAAACAGGAGATCCTCAATTGCGACAAATGCTAGCTGTAGGATTGGTGACACAAACCGGGGCATACTTTTTCTTGGCTTCTGAGGTTCCTGGTTTAGGCTCATCTGCCACTGCCATCCCAGCAACAGAGAAAACAGCAGCAGCAGCCACAGCGAACATCAAGTTCCTCCTTCCATTGCTATCATTGTTGTCATAACTGACCTTTTCCCCTTCAGCTTTGGCAGCACTCACTACGAGTAATCTCCTCTGCGCAGCCACTGCCGACCGTTTGGTGACAGCTGGGCAGCCAAAGATAGAAGCTGTCATGGTGAATGATGCCATTTTTGCAATGTAATCTGAATACAGAACTAGTCTCCTTGCTACTTGCTATGGTGCAAGTAGTTGGACCAAAGGATGAATATATGGAAcgtaaatcacaaaaaaaaagggcaTGGTGGTAGGACCATGCAATATCTTATCTCTTTCATGAAATGACCAATAAGTTATTGCCACGTtgaataattgataatatagtGGAGCCTAGTGGTCCTGGGGCGTTTGTAGATGCTAATAAGAAGGATCAGAAACATGAGGATTGTACTGGCTTTGCCATTTCCATTTCCTTTAAATAATGCCACGTTGGTCTtatctgaaataaaataatatgggCCACCCAACATTCTTCTAAAGAGATGCTAACACATTACATGTTTCACCAAAATCAAGAGTAAAAAAGAATAAGCCACAAAAAATTGCAGTTCCCTAGTTTTTACTTGAAATTTCTACATCGAATGGGTTACATCTCATCTTGGAGTCAATTGACTATAATAGACTACTGATAGATTTATATGACATCCTCTTCTCTTGTTCTATATGGTGGAGGCAGCGAGCTGTATATGTTGGCAAAAATATCTCCACGACCAGATTGTGGTTTCACAACAGCTGAATCCAAGACTGAGTCAGGAATTGCTACAAGGGTTTCttcaaaaaatgatttaattgtcTGCATGGTTCAAAAATTCAGTTAGTATTTGAagcaacacaacacaacacgacTAAAGTACAAAAAGATAATTACTGTAAACAAAGGAAAGAGATGATTTAAAATTATGCCACAAGATAACTAGACCAGTAAATGATATCTGCATAGTACAAAATTGACCAAACTAGTCCAAATGATAGACgtacatttattatatatgcaatTCTTGTGCCTTGTTTTGGCCATGAACCTCACTTGGTTACTCCACTAGCTCAGTATTTACAGGCATAATCTCtatctttttatttctataatttgtttttggtaCAATTTATTCCTATCTAACTTCATCTCTAATCTAAAATTGTAACTGATATCAAACATGGGGGTCCCCAACAGAATTTTGTCCAAACATTTGGTTGAAAATTTCACTGGAGAATAGTAGAGCACTGCATGACAGTTAAAGGGATAAATGGTTCCTTATGGATGGATCTGCCATGGTGCCTCACCTCCATATTGTAAGAACgggaatattttatatattaaattacagTCCTAGGTCATGTCTATATGCATGAGTCAACTAAAACTGTGAAAACTAACAAATGCACAACTAACATctgctgataaaaaaagaaaaactaactaaaaCTGTGAAAGGAATATGCAATAAATCTACTGACAGAATATTACCTAATTATCTGTCTTAATTACTTTCTGATTGTGTAATTAAAAGCAAACTATTCCTAAATTATAGGCATTTATTCTTTATACAAGATAATTAACACATAACAAGCATCTTTACCATCCATGAATAGAAATCAgggaaataaaagtaaattaagaaGAATAggtatgatttgcttgatgattGAAGTTTGTAGTCTATGCTGGACATTGACAACTTCATCTAAATACAAAGTGAAATATTGTTCTAAGCACTCAAATAATAAGGTTTTTCATAGTAATTATACCGTGCAAGTTTGGACAGCAGAATCTGCTTTGCGCTTCCAAAGTCCATTCCCAGGCTCAGAATGGAAAAAGCCAAGTAAAGGCTGCAGCAAACATGATGTTCATATGATAACAGCAAATTATAATTAGAAGTAAAAATTAGAATATCAGTGATGGATATACAACTTGCTTCACTCAAATGAAAGGGAGGAGGAAAAACGAGGAAAGCAATCCTCCAGTGCATGTCAGTGTTTTAACTCCCAAATCCTAATTTAAAACAGGAACCCTTAATTGAGTCAAGGCTTTTAAACCATAACAAAGCTATAGATTTATTGTGCctctattttatatcattttatataatacTACAGAGGaactttaattagaattagaaatTTTGCAAGCATGGAAATCAACTAATAGGTTATATTTGTCTGTTCCCACCTTCACAATATCTCGCAGAGATGGCCCAAGTCCATATCGTTGCAACACTGAGTCCCCATATACTTGATATTTCTCAAGGACCTTGATGAAATGAgggaaaacaataaaaacaaaaattagcaTGCTCTAAGTTATGTCAAAAGTGCAGTTAGTAATTTATGTAGCTTGATACATTCTTATTCAAAATTTCAGTGACTGAACCTGACGACGTGTAAGACCACTACTTGATGCACCATAAATTGCAGTATCAACGTGTCCCAGAATATGCCAAGGGCTGTTGAAATTATCAACAATGGTTACTCAAGCTACAAAGtatgaatttatataaaccacATTAAGAAAGTTCAATCgacagaaaaaatattattagattcTAGACTTCAATCTAACAATTGATTCTTTCAAAATTAGGATAACTGGTTCTTGACATGATAACAGAACTGAACAACTAGTCAAAAGAGGTATCCATGTCACTCCCCATACTTCATAACAATTAAATCTCCACAGAAGGTTGTTAGATGCCTCAATGGGGCTTGAATCAGTAAGTAACTAATAACAGTAACTGTTCTGATTAGACAGTTGTAGTTAGTCTGACAGCTGGATTATCAATTAGTAGGTTAGAGTGGTAAGTTTGTAACTAGGAGAAAGGAGAATAGAGTGGGAGCAGTCTTTGGTTTTGGAGCAGAATTTAGAGGGAGAGACCAGATCTCAAAAAGCTTGAGCAGTCTATTTTCACACTTcagtgtgttttattttttatctttgatacaGGTCAAGAGATAGATATTTTGGTCAATAAAGCTTCTATTTATTTCCCATGTTCTGATCAAGTTCTATCGAAGGTATATCGGCCAGTGTTTTGTCCATTCCTTAAGCCCAAAGGACAATTGCATTCTAAAGCACTTTAGGTTATACCAAAACATTCATGGAAATCAACTGAAAAGCTTACACTTTTTAGATGGTTGGTTCTTGACAAATATGCATATTGGAGAAAGACTACTTTAACCCAGAATAAAAGATATACATATGTCTATTTCTCAAAAGGTTTTCACGAAATGATATTACTTAATATACATTGTTGATTGTTTGAGATCATGCAGTAGCAGTACAAATAAAATCATCATTATTCTGACTTgtaacacaaataataataataatgacataTGAAATACCATGCACCAAGTTTAGAACATGATCCCACCCCGTCCTGTTTTCAACAGGATGTTATTAGCAACATGCCCTAATTAGGAACATACATGCTAGAAGAAATAAGAATGTCCCAAAGAGCCAAGGGGGCCAGCCATTGTTAGTTATGTCATGTTATAGCTTGTTTGTTTTAACTCTTCCTCACTGTGACAATGCCAACATTTGGCTTCCCAATGTACAAAACCAGAAAGATAGAGGTGGCAATGAGAATACAAATTACTGCTAGTCAGTTGGCCATTTAGCTGCTGTAGCAGACACAGGATATAAATAGAGGAAGAGAATGTAAATGAATTCAGTTAGTTGGTCAGTTAGTAAGCTTTGGGTGGGAGAGACCAGGTTTGTAAGCCATTCTTGCTTTTCTTTTACTTTGGGTTCCACTGATCCAGAGTATCAGGAGGATATTCAATAACTTTCTGAACCAGTATCTATCAGTTGGGAAGTCATATCTAGCAACAGTACAATTGCCTTAACTCCAACTCAAATTTGTAGCAAcagatttaaaattcaaaaaagttTTTCCATCACAGTTTGTTTATCATGAAGAAAACTTCTGGTCAGACTAAAAAATAAAGGGATAttccataaaatatttaaagagaaAACTGACTTCCAATACTTGTCCATCTtcagatttaaaataaataaactacaaCTTTTTCTGAAATCACATGGCCATTTATTATGAGGAGCTAGTTGAGGGGTAAGCTTGTTCCCCAAATAGAAGACTCGTGATGTTTGAAAGCGTTTGAGACTTCACACAGGCAAAAGGGGCAGGGGTTGGAGAATTTTGTACTTGACACTTACTTATTGTATGCTGCACGTCCAACCATAACACCATGAGCCCCAGCCTTTAGAGCTCCATTGACCTACAGTTGAATTCCACAAAGGAGAACAATATGAAACTTATAATGAGAACAATTTCAATGCTAGAAAATGCCTATAGATACATTACATTCATGACTGCACTAAACCATCTCAAAAATCAGAACCAAGGAGGAGAGAAATTATTTGGTAGCTCAAACATCAGATTATCAGCAAAATTATAGAATCCAGTTACCAGAATTTTAGCACAAAAAAAGCAGACCACCGTCATGCAGAAGCCTAATGATATCTTGAACAGTATTAGCTTTTGTAAATTGACTTATATGTTGAATTCAAAAAGGCTTTAGCATGGTCTCAAATTGTCTATTACTAATAGCGACTGGCCACAAGTAGAATTCAAGAAGGTATAGCATTGAATTTATACAAGATAGTGATCATtatagagaaaaatcaaacaaaaaaaaatatatataattaattatgcatACACTTATATGTGttagaattatatattattctctTAATTATCATTAGAGAGCAATTATGGATTTGTTCATTATTACTTAGATTAGATtgattttatgtaattaatgtAGATCCTATTTGCTCATTATAAATAAAGGATTAGTGGGTCATCCTTGATACACAACATTACAGTAAATAACACTGTTATAATATGCATCAAGGATTTTTGTAATCACAAAGTACCTAATCAAACTCAAAAGGCAAGTTTTATGGTAATGTTATACATCTAACTATACTATAGGGTAGTGAATGTTGGGCTTTAAAGGAACATGAGAAAAAGGTGGTAGTAGCATAAACGAGCATGTTAAGATGGATGGGAGGTTACACAAGATGAAACAAGATATGGCATAATTATATACGAGAAAAGATTGTCATAGCACCAATTGAGAAAAAGATGAGCAAAAATCAATTAAGGTAGTTTGGACATGCACAAAGAAGGCCACAAGAGGTGCCAGGGATAGATTATATACGAGAGGCACCAGAGATAGATCCAGCCATGGGTGGGGATGGGTAGtgtaaaaataggagaaaacaaAGGGAAAATGACTGGAAACCAAGTGTTAGGAATAGACAGCAAATGCAAGTTTATATAGGTTAATTACACTATTTACACGTACAGAGAGGATATTTtgtttcctctaaatcaaaTATTATGTTCCTATAAACCGCTATTATTAATAGAATCAGAATATTATATTCTAATTTtcaacactccccccccccctcaagCTGAAGCTTACCAAGCTCTCAGCTTGTTACACGAAAATTTAttctaaacaaataaataaaacataaaaattgagcTACACCAAGAACAATAGTTTGAAAAGCAACTCAGGGATGTTGGAGAAGTCAGAGAAAGTTGCATGAGAAAAATGTCTTTGGCAGATAGCTAGAATGATCACCAGCAAGAATTCATGACAAGCATAACAAGGTCCATTCTTCTTGAAACCACATTTGGAAACTTCAAACCAATAATGTTGGAGACCAAATTATTTAAACTTCAAACTAATGCATCTGGGACATGGTCGGACTAGAGCACCTAAGACACAAAAAAGTCACTGTAAAACATGCCAAAAAAGACAGTGGTAGGATAGTTACAAGAAAGTTCTTCACTGGAAAATCACTGGCGAGCAGAAGGCGGTGGTAGGATAGAAGACTGGAAAGTTCTTTGCCGAAAAATGAGTGGTGAGCAGAAGGCGGTGGCCGAAAAACACACCGGAGAAAGATGGTGACAGGATAGGCGACCGGAAAGTTCTTCACCGGAAAATGAGCGATGAGCAAAAGGCGGTGGCCAATGTCTGTGATACCTCTGTCAGGCTCTAGATACCATgttaaaataggagaaaatacaGGGAAATTGACTGAAAATCGTGCATCGGAATACAGAGTGGATGCGTGTTTATATAGGTTAAACACATTAACTACACATAAATAGAGGATATTTtgtttcctctaaatcaaaTATTATGGCCCTATAAACCGCTATTATTAATAGAATCAGAATATTATATTCTGATTTTCAACAGGTAGTAAAGATGCATGCAAATCAAGGGCTGACATGAGACAAATCAAGGAGCCCCAGTCAAAAAACCATGGGCCAAACAAGACAAGTAGCACAGATGTAGAAAAAGGACAGAGAGAGACAAGTATGACAATGCAAGCACCAATGCAAACGGCAGCCGGAAGTGCCACCACACATGGCAGGATGCGCCAGCATGTGAAAATTCAAGACAAAAGTGAGGCCAGCACATGACAGCTCCAATGGAAATGGAGTTGCAGAGGAAAGACCACTCGAGTTGATGT includes these proteins:
- the LOC100305919 gene encoding putative photosystem II subunit T, with product MASFTMTASIFGCPAVTKRSAVAAQRRLLVVSAAKAEGEKVSYDNNDSNGRRNLMFAVAAAAVFSVAGMAVADEPKPGTSEAKKKYAPVCVTNPTASICRN